From the genome of Cytophagales bacterium WSM2-2:
TTGTTTCATGTTTTGCTAAGGTTAGAAAAACATCGCCCAGACTTGAGGACTTCCCCAATGCTCTATTACCAAATCATGAAAATGTTGATGAGGGTATTAAAGAAAAGAAATTTGCTGATCGTTTCAGAGTTCAGATCTTGAATAAACCTTCAAAAACAATCACAAGTCATATCTCAAAAGATGGACATTACTACATCCATCCTGATCCAACTCAATGTAGAAGCTTTACTGTAAGGGAAGCAGCAAGAGTTCAAACATTCCCTGATAATTACCATTTCTGTGGACCAAGAACATCTCAGTTTATTCAAGTTGGAAATGCGGTTCCGCCGTTGCTGGCTTATCAAATAGCAAAAATTGTAGCTTCAATTTTTATCGAAGAAGTAGTCAACCGTAAGAAAGGAAAACATAAGGCCTTAACAAGAGAATAAATGAGCAATTCTAGTACAGAAAGAACTAAGATTAGGCCTGCTGGTCGGCTTATTTCAACAATTGGAGAAGATTTAATTGGTGATGTGTACTCGGCAATAGTTGAGTTAGTAAAGAATGCTTACGATGCTGACGCCACTAAAGTTGACATTGTCTTTAATTATTTCTTGGATAAGAATGTACTTAAAATTGAAATTGAAGACGATGGACATGGAATGTCTAAAAATGTAGTTTTAGACGCATGGCTTGTCCCTGCGACTCGAGACAAGCTTGATAGACGAGCAAGCCCCAATGGTAGACTCTTACAAGGTAAGAAGGGTATCGGTCGATATGCTGCCGCAGTACTTGGGCAAGAGTTAGTGTTATCAACAACTGATTTGAAGGGAGAGAAAACTGAGGTCTTGATTAATTGGTCAGAATTTGAGCAGGCTGAATTTTTAGAAGATGTTGAGATTATTGTTTCTACAAAAACAACTAACGACAAGCCTGGCACCTCGTTGTTTATATCTGCTTCGGAACAAAAATTAGATCAATGGGGCAGACCTGAGCTGGCTAGTCTAACCAATGAACTTCGAAAGTTAAAATCACCATTTAAGGACGATACTGATCTGTTCGCGATAAATCTTGCATTTATAAATTGTCCATTTGAAGAATACAATAATCAAGTATTCGAAATAGAAGCCTTTCCAATAATTGATTTGTTCGATTATAGAATACATGGTTCAATTAATAATGATGGAGTGATAACCGCTCTTTATGAAAATAACGCAGAGGAAAATCTACCAAATGATGAAATTAACGCTGAAGTCAAACTACACTATGGAGAAGATTATTGCGGAATAGTAGAATTTGATTTTCGAGTTTTTGATCGTGATCCAGAGGCAATTAGCAATTTAATTGATAAAGGTCTAATTGATCCAATATCTCAATTAGCTGTTGGTAAACGTGATGCCAAAAGAATGCTTGATGAGGTCTACGGAGTTAATCTTTACAGAGAGGGATTTAGAATAAGGCCTTATGGAAACGGAGGTATTGATTGGCTCGATCTCGATAAAGACAGAATTCAAAACCCTTCATTTAAAATAAGTAATAATCAGGTCGTTGGTTTTGTAAATATTAAACCTGAGACAATTTCCAATTTGCATGAAAAAAGTTCGAGGGATGGGCTAAAACAAAATACAAGTTATTTTGGCTTACTGAGGCTATTAAAAGAGGCTCTTTCTGAATTAGAGGCAAGAAGATTTGGATATAGGCAAAAGACAGGGAAGGGACGTCAAACAAAAAATATTCGAAAAGACATAGAAAGTCTTTTTAATTATGACGCACTGTCATCGGAAGTAAGTAAAAAATTAAATCATTTGAATATTGACAACAGAATTGTCAACGAAATCGCTCTATTAATTCATAAGGACGCAGAACGAAAGACAAAACTACTAGAAAACATACAAAACACTATTTCAATCTATCAAGGGCAAGCAACTCTCGGAAAAATTGTAACTGTTTTGCTTCATGAAGGAAGAAAACCCGTCCATTATTTTAAAGAACAATCATCCAATCTCAGTCGATGGTTAATTCATTACAAAGCAAAAAGAGATTGGGATGATAGTTTATTTGAGGACATACTCGATCGATTAAAGGAGTATAAAAATCAAGGCGATTTTTTGGCTGAGTTGTTTAGAAGGTTAGACCCTCTAGCAAAGCAAAATAAAGGAGACAAAAAAATATTCAAAATCAAATCTGCTGTAGTAAAAGCATCTAGGATTTTCGAAGGAACTCTTTCAGGAAATAATATTCAGTTTGACCTGTATTGTAATGAAGAAATTGAAATACACGGATGGGAAGAGGATTTGATCATAGCCGTAACAAACTTAATTGAAAATAGTATTTATTGGCTTTGTCAAAAAGAAAGTAACGATCGAAAAATCTTGATTGAAGTAGTACAAAATCAAGACATAATAATCCATTATAAAGACACTGGACCTGGAATCGATAAAACTAATATTGAATCCGGAGTAATCTTTGAGCCCGGATTCTCAAAAAAGATCAATGGAACTGGCCTTGGATTACCAATTGCGGGTGAAGCTATTGATAGACTTAACGGTAGTATGGCAGCACATCATTCTGAAACAGGGGCTTATTTTACAATAGAACTAAAAAAATAAATTATGGAAGAGATTAAACTGTTAATCATTGAAGATACACCTACCCACGTTCAAATATATAAGGACAGTATAAGAACCTTGAACAATGAAATCGCACCGAATTATGTTATTACGGCCACTTATAAAGAGGACAAAGCTAGAGGCCTAGAAGCTCTTCAAGAAATGAAATATGATCTAGATGGAGCATTTATCGATCTAAAATTACAAGCTGGAGCACCAGTTGATGTTAATGAAGGAAATGATATAGTTGAGGAAATATATGGGAAATTAAGATTTCCCATTGTTGTCCTAACCAATACTCCTGGGGCGATGAATAGAGCATTCACAGAATCGATATTTCTACAATTAAAAACAAAAACAGATGTCGAATACCGTGATATGCTATTATCAATAGTTGATATTTATAAAACTGGCATTACTAAAATTTTAGGAAAGAAAGGGAAAATTGAGAAGGCTCTCGATGATATTTTTTGGAAAAACATATCGACCACGTTGGGTGAGTGGGTTGAAATTAATGATACCGAGCGACCTTTGCTTCGATATACTTTGACTCATTTGCAGGAACACTTAGAAATAACCGATGACGGAAAGGAGTTTGAAAATTTTTTTCCTCTTGAGAATTATATTAAGCCATGTATTAAAGCCTATTTTTTCACTGGAGATATAATCCATCTTAAAAACGATTCTGCAAAAAGATTTATAATTCTCACTCCTGCGTGTGACCTTGCTCCACATGGTCCTAGTAATTTACCTAAAGCAAAGGACATCGTTATATCAGAAATTCAACCTCTATCACAGGGAGTCTTTAACGAAAAAATTCAAATTGCTAAAAGGCCTAGTGGTGACGCAGCAGCAAATTTGATCATTCAGGGAGCTAAAGATGAATTGAATAAAATTTTGTCAAATAATTATTCTCCAAAATATTACTATTTACCAGAGACGACTTTAGTTAAAGGTGGTTTAATTAATTTTCAAAAACTGACCTCTATCAAGTATACTGATTTAAACGTTCAATTTAATAGGGAAGCAACAGTAACTACGCAATTCATTAAAGACATAATTTCAAAATTTTCATTTTATTACTCTCGACAAGGCTCGCCAGATTTTAATTTTAATAAGCTCCTAACAGCTCTTCTATCGTAATTTATAGTATGCTTTAAGTAGCTCGAAAATATAGATGAACGCGAATAAACTAGCAATTATCGTTTCATACTACCTAGCAAGGTTTGACAAAGAGGCTGTATCAAATCTTGGATATAAAAGTATCAATGAAGCATTCGAAGAAACAGCACTCAAACTTGGTGTAAATAAAATCTATATAAAATTAAGACGAGATGAGTTTGATCCTGCATTTCCATGGCGCATTGGATGGCAAAGACCGATGGCTAAACGAATTATAAAGACAATTGAAGCTTTTCAAGAATTAAACGAATCGGATGTACGTGAAATAGTTTTGAATATTCTAAATAATAAAGATTATCGGGACAGTGAAGAAATAAATAACATTATTACACTTACCCAAGAAACACAGAACAAAGGGAAACTATCTCCCGGCAAATTTATCCTACGCGGCCCGACAGGAAAACAAGCTGAAGAATACTTTATCGAGTATTACAAAACATATCAAAAACCAGAGCAAGGAATACTGAGAGATACTCGCGATTTAGGTTGTGGTTATGACTTTGAAATCCAAAATGGTAGTCAGAGATTCTTTGTCGAAATAAAAGGTTTATCCGAAATTTCTGGTGGAGTTCTGTTTACCAATAAAGAGTGGAGTGTCGCATTAACTTCAGGAAACTCCTATTATTTAGTTATAGTTAAAAACTTAAAGAATAAACCCAAAATTGTTTTTATCCAAAATCCCACTTTTAAATTAAAGGCCAAGAAAATCATATACACTTCAGTACAAATTCAATGGGCTATTTCGGATAATCTAATTAATTCTATTCAGTAAATGAGTACGTTATTTGAAAATAAATACTACAATACCTATTACTACTCGAATATTGTAAGCAACATTCTAAGTCAAGACATTGAGTTACTCGGTTTCATTAGTAATTTTTTCGCTGATGAAGAAACCATTTATTATTTAGCTAAGCCATTTGAGAAGGAGAGTGCTTTTCATGTCTTTATTAAACATATAATAATTGAATTTCTTGAAAATGATATGAGCGAACATGATGAAAAGATATTCAAGTATTACGAAGCTGGTAAAAGTCCATTGAAACCACTATACGCAGAGTCAGCGTTAAAAGAGTATGGACTTGACGATTATAATTTTGAAGAGTTCATTGACGAAAAGAAACAGATAGACTATCAAGATGTTGAGGCTTATCATGATGAGTTAAGGCTTACTGGCAAGATCGAAGATCTTTGTGATCAAATTACAAAAGAGGTCTTCTATATCATGTTTAATAACCGGGAAGTATTACTCAATTTTAATTACATGGTTGCACAACACATGAATGTTACCACTAATGAAATAGAAAATGATGACATTAAGAGATTGTTCAATAAAAACGGATTACTAAAGAGTGAAAATTCCAGAATGGTGCAAAAAAGCCGTTCTTTTCAGAGATAGAGGAAGATGTTGCTTTTGTTCAAAAGATTTATCAGGAACCTTAAGTATAAATTCGAAAAAACATTTTGACCACATAGTTCCATTGGCTCAGGGAGGGTTAAATGATGTTTCCAACATTCAATTATTATGTGCTGATTGCAATCTTCAAAAAAGTAAATACGGGATTTCGACTTCCAATTATTATGAGGGTTGGTACTAATTTTCTTCTCTTGACTCTCAAATTCTTTTCTTACTCTATAAGCTTATTACTACTTCAACGGCCCTCTACAGGTAAGGCATTATTACTTATCCTCGTTGATGATCATATGGCCCACTATTTCTATTTGTCATTTAAGTTTTATTTCCACTGTTTATGGTGATCCAAACTGTGATTAATACCTTTGGAGTCGGCTCACCCTCTATTTTGTCAAATACCTGATACAGATGTTAAACTACACCGATTCGAAACTTACCCAGCTTATTATTCATCATGTAGGAAGCAAACTGAATGACGAGGGCTATACGCTTTCGGATTCGGTTACCAAGAAATACACGCCTGCGGTGGAGTCGATCTTGACGAACTACTTCCTCTCCCCTTTCAAGCAGTCGGAGTTTTATACGTTCTGGCATGAGTCGGACCTGAACCTGAATAACTGCTTCTCGTTTGCCAGAGATATTTTTGAGAACAAGCGGAGCTTTGTGAGTAAATCGAAGAACCTGGCGAAACTGCTTTATGAAAACTCCATGCACCCCAAGATCAAAGGCGGGGAACTGTATATCTCGTACTTTGAAGATTGTGTGGTAGATAATGAAACGGTTGATGCGATCGGGATCTTTAAATCGGAATCGAAAGACACTTTCCTGCAGCCGTACCAATCGGAAGACCATTTCGAAATAAAATCAATGGAGGGCACGAACATCGACAAGGTGGATAAGGGCTGTATCATTTTTAATACGAAAGAGGAAGGCTTCAAGGTCTGCATTGTAGACAATACCAACAAATCGGGTGAAGCCCAATACTGGCGGGATAGCTTTTTGAAACTGACAAGCCTGATGGACAGCTACCATTATACGTCCAGGCTGATGGGGCTTGCCAAGGACTACGTCACGAACCAACTGACGGAGGAGTTTGAAGTAAGCAAGACGGAGCAAATCGATCTGTTGAACAAGAGCTCGAAGTACTTCAAAACTCATGAGAACTTTGACAAAAGGGAATTTGAAAATGAAGTATTCGAGCAACCGGAGCTGATCAAATCGTTCAGGACATTTAATAAGGAGTATTACCAGGAGAACCAACTCGACCCGGTGGAGAGTTTTACTATTTCAGTAAACGCGGTGAAAAAGCAGTCGAGGATATTTAAAAGTGTATTGAAACTTGATAAGAACTTCCATGTATACATTCATGGCGACCGGGACTTGATTGAGCGGGGCGTGGATGAGGATGGTCGTAAATATTATAAGATCTATTATAAAGAGGAGAATTGAGAAGAGTAAATGCATTTTACCGCAGAGGGCGCAGAGGTTCGCAGAGTTTAAAATGCAGATTTTCTCTGCGCATCTCAGCGGGCTCCGTGGTTAAAAAATCACAACCCATTTACTATTCTCCGTATTCCATCGCGCATCATAGTGACATTGAAATTCATCAGTAATCCGAGCCGGCACTTGGAAAGCTTAAGATATGTTAAAACCTGCGCCATGTGCACATCTTCCAACTCCTCGACTGCTTTCACTTCAATGACTACCTTATTTTCAACCAACATATCCATGCGGTAACCACAATCCAGTTTTACGTCTCTATATATTAACGGCAATGGTTTCTGCTTCTCTACCAGCAGACCTGATTGTACGAGCTCAAAATAAAGGCATGCTTCATATGAGGATTCCAGAAGGCCAGGTCCAAGCTCTTTATGAACTCGTATGGCGCATCCTATGATCTTCGTTGAGATTTCATTCTCTGTCATGTTTAAAATACGGTTAACGACAGAGAACGTATTAATTCTATTTATCCTTTGCGTGTCTCCACGTACTATGAGGTTAAAATATTTATCGGTTGAAATACATTTAAATGTAGCGGATTAGAATGCATGTAACCGCAGAGGGCGCGGAGGTTCGCAGAGGAGTAAATTAAAATACTACCTCTGCGAATCTCTGCGTACTCTGCGGTTAAAAATATTTTAGTTGAAAAGGCAATGAACCGCGGAGAGCGCTGAGGGGCGCGGAGGTTCGCAAAGAGTAAATTAAAATACTACCTCTGCGCATCTCTGCGTACTCTGCGGTTAAATGTATTTATTGCTAATTACAATAGCAACCGCCGGGGAACCCTTGTTGTCCCTGTCCTATGCTTTCGAAGCAAAGCAGTGAAGAACTTGACTTTTTTATTCTGCATTGATACAGGGTTGTGGGGCTTTCCATGATCACGGGTTCATCGCTGTCGGGGCTGGAGGTGGAACGCACGGTCTCGTACATGTAGAGGACATCCTGCTTCATAAAATAAATTCCGGTGGCGTTGTATCCTGCGGCTACTCCGAAGCTGTAGTTGCCGTGGTTGCGAAATAGTACACTGCAAGCAGCGGCATCTGCCTCCGGGGCGATGTCGGGTTTGTCCATACAGGCAGAGGCGCTCCAGTCTCCGATAAGTGGAGATACTTTGCCTGCGTTAGCAAGGTTGTCCTGGTTCACTTTCGCGGCAGAACTTTTCAGGTCTTTGAAGTCAATGGCTTTGGTATAGACAGCATCGAATAACAATTCTGCACAAGCTTTGTCGAAGACATCGTATACTCTGAGATAAGTATTGTCGGCAGCGGCTGTGCCACCACCGGAAGGATCGTAGTACACGCAGAGATAGGGCTTGGAGACATTGTTGAGCTTCAGCATTTTTATTTCATAGGAGGTGATCTTACACCACTCATCGCAGTCGCTGCTTTGATAAACGACTGCGTAAGTCTGGAATCGTTTTGCATTGCCATCGATATAAAGGCTGTTCAGCAGCAATCCGGCTTGCGATCCGTTTATCATTACTTCCACGGCATTGAGGACACCTTCCATACTGGCTTTTTTAAAATACGCTTTGCTTAGTGAATCAACATCGGGAGTGGTCTTGACATTGATGTCGTACTCGCTGTTGGCATAAAGGGCGGTGAGGAATGATTTATAATTGGCTTTGACGGCAGGGATCACTTCTGTTTCTATAAATGTATCGGATGTCGCGCTGCCCGGAGCACTATTCGCTGCTGTCGCGTTGGTGGTGTCGGAAGTATTCGCCTGATCTGTGTTGCTGGAGGAGCCTGAACAACTGAACAGTAGGGTTGCTGAAAGCACCAGCAGGCTGTGGAATCTTTTTAGGTCCATGAGTTTTAAAGAATGTTTGTTTTGAAAAATATTAAAAAGGGGGGCTTGGGGCTGAAGGGCCTTTGTGATAAGGGGGGAATAGTTTATGAAGTTGGGGGAATAGTTTGTGAATGCAGTTCCCGCAGATAGCGCGGATTGAATGCAGGATGACGCAGATTTATTTCACGCAAAGGCGCCAGGGCGCAAAGTCGTGCTAAAGTTTTCCAGAGGATTGAATGCAGTTCCCGCAGATTGTCGCGGATTGAATGCAGGATGACGAAGATTTATTTCACGCAAAGGCGCCAGGGCGCAAAGTCAGGGTAAAGTTTTCCAGAGGATTGAATGCATTTCCCGCGGATGGCGCGGATTTGAATACAGGATAACGCAGATTTATTTCACGCAAAGGCGCCAGGGCGCAAAGTCAAGGTAAAGTTTCTCGCGGATTGAATGCATTTCCCGCAGATGGCGCGGATTTGAATGCAGGATGACGCGGATTTATTTCACGCAAAGGCGCCAGGGCGCAAAGTCAGGGTAAAGTTTTCCAGAGGATTGAATGCAGTTCTCGCAGATGGCGCGGTTGAATGCAGGATGACTAAGATTTTATTTCACGCAAAGGCGCCAGGGCGCAAAGTCAGGGTAAGGTTTCTTGCGGATTGAATGCATTTCTCGCAGATGGCGCGGATTGAATGCAGGATAACGCAGATCAGCGAGCATTTGCGGGAAACAATTGCTGCACTATTTGCGCCTTTGCGTCTTTGCGTGAAAACATCTGCGGGAAACTCAGGAGAATTGCTTAAAATGTTTTTTCATTACCCGGGCATACTCAGCAATGGCCAGCGCGGGCTCTTCCAGTTCGGGGTGCCATAGTTTTTCCCACTCGAAGGAGTAGTAACCTTTGTACCCGTCTTTTAATAAGATATCGATCGCTTCAAAGATCGGAACCTTCCCTTGCCCCAGCCGGGTGTATACAATTTTTTCACCTACCATCTTGGCATCTTTGATGTGCGTGTGCCGGATGTATGTCTTTAGTCTTTCATAAGCTGCTTTTGGTGACTCGTGCGTTTTGATCCACATGTTGGTCACGTCCCAGATCATCCCGACATTCGGGTGTGTGGCTGCTTTCATCACTTCTTCCAGGTCAGCTATCGACAAAAGGTCGCCATGCGATTCGATGAGAACGTTCACATCACTTCCTTTGGCAAATTCGCCCAGTTCGAGTAATCCTTTCACAATAAGATCGATGGTTGCTTTCTTCTCCTGGTCTTTGGGAAAGAGGTTGGGGAACACCCGCACATTAGGGCAGCTGAGTTCATGCGCCAGGTCGATAAATTTTTTGCCTTCATCGATGTTTTTCTTCCGCTCCACGGGTTCTGAAAAATGTAATGTGGCCGAAGACCCCAGGTCGGCAAATTTCAGGTTATTGTCGCGCATGAGTTGCAGGGTGGAAGGAATATTCGTCTTGCTGAATTCCGGGCATTGGGTCAGGTCAAGCTGGCGCTTGATTCCCCGGATTTCCAATCCTTGATAATATTGTCTTGCGGCAAAATCCGCAATCTGTTTGAACGTCCAGTCCGGGCAGCCCAGTGTTGAAAAAGACAAATACCGCGGGGTCTTGGGAACAAATGCGGAACCGGCCAGGGAGGCTGCCAATAATCCAGCGGATGTTTGTAAGAATTCTCTTCGGGTTTGATTGTTACTTAGTTTATCCATGAGATTATTTTGTTAGCCCAAGCTAATTAATTTCAAAGTGCAGCCCAAGAATGGTTCGGTGAGTGGTAGCAGGTGTCGTTCTGGAGGTTGAGCTATAATTTATGGAAGTGCGGATGCGCCTTTTAGACAGACCTGTGGCCGAGATCACGATTATTTGTGGCTAAGTGATAAAAACTTTTGCTATTCACTAAACAGATTGGGCAAGTGAATGCTATATGCCGTTGGCAATTGCAAGTGTTAAGTACTTTGTGCGCTACAAAAATTCTATGATCACACAACTACAAGAGGACACCATTGCCGGTACTATGGCACTAATAGATCAACTCACCCAGATAATAGAGGAAGGCGGTGGATCTGAATCAATCGAGCTCTCGTATGGCAAGCTGCGGAAGACGGTAGATAAGTTCCTAGGAGCCATAAGCGAAGAAGACCGAAACCGGATTATCGACAGGTATTCGGAGATAAAAAGAACGGGGAGGTATGATGCGCCAGACTTGCAGGTTATTTTGTAATGTAATCGTAATGCAATGGCCTTCGATTTAAAAATTAACCGCAGAGGCGCAGAGGGCGCAAAGGATAGCCTTCGGTTTAGGAAGTATTAGTCTTGGTTAATGAAGAAAGCATAAAGCGTGAATGCACAAAGCCTTCGATTTAAAAAATTAACCGCAGAGGCGCAGAGGGCGCAAAGGATAGCCTTCGGTTTAGGAAGTATTAGTCTTGGTTAATGAAGGAAGTATAAGGCGTGAATGCACAAAGCCTTCGATTTAATTTTTTCACGCAAAGGCGCAAAGGGCGCAAAGTAATGCAGTCGCGACTTAGTGTTTAATTCATTAATCGCTATTCTTTGTGTACAACTGCAGACAACCTAAATCGAAGGCTATCCTTTTGCGGCTTTGCGCCTTTGCGTGAAAAAGAATTATCCGAGGCTTTGCGTGAAAATTAATTTACTCTGATTGTAACCTGTGGGGGGCTGGCCGGTAGATGCATACACAAATCAATTCTTAATTTTTATGAAATCAATGAAAATCCTGTTTACGCTGTCTATCCTATGTACTTGTGTTGCTACAAGGGCTTTGGCTCAAGACGAAGAGTT
Proteins encoded in this window:
- a CDS encoding sugar phosphate isomerase encodes the protein MDKLSNNQTRREFLQTSAGLLAASLAGSAFVPKTPRYLSFSTLGCPDWTFKQIADFAARQYYQGLEIRGIKRQLDLTQCPEFSKTNIPSTLQLMRDNNLKFADLGSSATLHFSEPVERKKNIDEGKKFIDLAHELSCPNVRVFPNLFPKDQEKKATIDLIVKGLLELGEFAKGSDVNVLIESHGDLLSIADLEEVMKAATHPNVGMIWDVTNMWIKTHESPKAAYERLKTYIRHTHIKDAKMVGEKIVYTRLGQGKVPIFEAIDILLKDGYKGYYSFEWEKLWHPELEEPALAIAEYARVMKKHFKQFS